A segment of the Georgenia sp. M64 genome:
GCAGCGCCGGGGCGGCGGACGACCTCGTCGCCGACCTCGGCGGCGCCGCCGCGTGGGCGGAGGCCACCGGGTCCGTCCCGGTCGCGTCGCTCACCGTGACGAAGCTGCGGTGGCTCGCCGACCACGAGCCCGAGAACGCTGCGCGCATCGCCGCCGTCGCCCTTCCCCACGACTGGCTCACGTGGAGGCTCTCCGGCGCGGCGAGCTTCGACACCCTCGTCACCGACCGGTCCGACGCCTCGGGGACCGGCTACTTCGACACCGCTCGCGGTGCCTACCGCCGGGACCTGCTCGCCCTGGCCCTGCGGCGCGACGACGTCGAGGGCATCGTCCTGCCGCGGGTCCTCGGCCCCGGGGCCGTGGCCGGTCACGGCGACGGCGGCGCCGGTCTCGGCCACCTCGTCCTCGGGCCGGGGGCGGGCGACAACGCCGGTGCCGCCCTGGGCCTGGGCATGGTGCCCGGTGACGTCGTCATCTCCATCGGGACCTCCGGCGTCGTCTCGGCGATCTCGCGCGAGCCCGTGCAGGACCCCAGCGGTCTGGTCACCGGCTTCGCCGACGCCACGGGGCAGTTCCTTCCCCTCGCCGTCACGCTCAACGGCTCGCGAGTCCTCGACGCCGCGGCCCGGCTGCTCGGGGTCGACCACGCCGAGCTGGCGCGGCTCGCGCTCGCTGCCGATCCCGGCGCCGCCGGGCTCACGCTCGTGCCCTACCTCGAGGGTGAGCGCACACCGAACCTGCCCTGGGCGACCGGGTCGCTCCTGGGCCTGTCGCTCGCCGGCATGACGCGGGAGAACCTCGCCCGCGCCGCCGTCGAGGGACTCCTCAGCGGCCTGTCCGACGGCCTCGCCGCCATGCGCGACCAGGGCGTGCCGGTCGAGCGCGTGCGACTCATCGGCGGCTCCGCCCGCTCCGAGGCGGTCCGTCGCATCGCCCCGGCGGTCCTCGGCACCCCTGTCGAGGTCCCCGAGCCGGGGGAGTACGTCGCCGACGGCGCCGCCCGCCAGGCTGCGTGGGTGCTCGCGGGCACCGAGGAGCCGCCCGCCTGGACGACGTCGACGGTCACCACCTTCGACGCCGACCCGACGCCCGTCGTCCTCGAGCGCTACGCCGAGCGGCGCCACCTCGTCGTCGAGCGACCGGAGCCCGGCAACGGCTGAGCCGGGGTGCTTCCGCACGGCCGAGCGGGGTGCTTCCGCACGGCCGAGCCCGCGTGCTGACACCCGGCGGGGACGCGCCCCGTGACGCCGACGAGCGGATGGTCAGTGGATGACGGTGAGTGGCCCCTCGTCGGGCGTGGGGGCCTCGAAGTGGTCGAAGTAGTGCGCCACCGTGGACTCGTCGAGCGCGTAGTCGTCCGAGTGGTCGCCCCGTCGCTCCCGCATGCGCCGGAGCACCGTGTCTCGGTCCGTGGCGAGGTAGATGGTCTCAGGGACGACTCCCGTGGGGCGCAACAGCCTTCTCCACTCCTCGCGCATCTGACGTGACCAGAATGAGAAGTCCAGGACGACGTCTCGTCCCTCTGCGACCAGGGTGAGCAGTCGTTGTTGCAGGGTCGCTTCGATGTCTGCTCGCTCCTCAGGTCGGAGCACCGCCGTCGAGATGCCGCGATGCCACATCTCGACGTCGAAGGACAGGCGCGTCATGCCGCCGTTCTCCAGCTGCTTGGCGTACGTCGTCTTGCCCGCTCCGGCGGGACCACACATCAGCACGACGCGACTCATGCAGAGAACGTACCGAGCATTGTGGCGCGATGAGACGACCCCACGAGGTCCGCCCACGCCGATGAGCGGTAGGCGGCTCGTCGTCAGGACGAGGATCGATACCGGCGCTCAGCAGCGGTCCGGTGAGCCGCCGGTGTACGGCGTCCTGCGGTCCGATCACCGATCTGAGCGGGCCGCTGGCTCTACTCGGTGAGCTGGTTCCCACTGCGTGCCGACGACACGACGTCCACGATCGCCTGGGTGGTGGCAGCCGCCCCGCCCTCGGCCGCGACGAGCGACTGGTGGGTCTCGCCCTCGACGACCCTGTGCACACCGTTCGTCGACAAGGTGGCCAGGTGGGCGTGAGCCGCAGCGTCGCTCGGATCACTTCCGACGCCGGCAGTGAGCACGACCAGGGGCTTGTCGGCGAAGTCGACGAAGGATGCGGCTTGCTGCGCTGAGGCGTTCCCCCGCGCGAACTCCTCGACGAAGCTGCCGAAGTTGGCCGCCGTCGAGGTGGCGGCGCGAACCTCGCCCTCCGCCTGGGAGGGAAGGTTGCCCGACGTGAACTGGCTCTGCAGGCGGGCCACGCCGAGGCGGGCTGTGGCCGAGGCGAGAGCCGCCACGCGACCGACGGCGTTGTAGGAGTCGCGCCGGTCGGAAGAAGCGACCGCGGGCCCTGGCCCCGATGCCGGTGGTGTGGTGTCGATCAGGACCATTCCGGCGACCTCGTCGGGGTAACGCGCGGCGTAGGTGAGGACGTACCGGCCACCGAAGGAGTGGCCAGCCAGGACGTAGGGCCCGTCGACGTCTGCGCGTTGCAGCAGGGTGTGCAGGTCGGTGGCGATCTGTTCGGCGTCCTGGGCGGTGTCGGCGGCCTCGCTCCACCCGCGACCGGCCCGGTCGTAGACGCACACGCGTGTGCCCCGCGCCACGGCCGGCGCGATCAGCGCCATGTTGGAGGACATCTCACCCATGCCCGGCTGAAGAATCACCGTCGGGGCGCCGGAACCCGAGCAGCTCAGGTGGAGGCGGTGTCCGCCGACGTCGAACACCTGGCCGGGCATCGGGTACGCCCGGCCATCGGCCGCTGTGGCCACTGTCTGGTAGCCGCCGCCCACGGAGGCCAGCGCGAGCGTTGCGATCACCGGATAGAGCACCAGCCGCCTGCTGCGGCTGCGCAGTCGTCGGTGAGCCCGAACGACCATCCAGATGGCGAGCGCCAAGGCGACGGGGGGCCAGGCCCAGTCGAGCACGTCACGGACCGTGGGTCCGAACTCCAGCAGGAGAAGACCTCCCAGGCCCATGAGGAGCGCCGGGGCTGCGGCCCACCGCTGCGGCTGGTCGGTCAACCGCACCGAGAGCACAGCCAACAGCGCCCAGCCCAACGCCAAGCCGCACAGCACCGCCCCGGTGACGGCGTCCTCGTTCGCCGGGATGAATGGAGCGGCGACCAGCAGCACGGCGCAGAGGAGCCCCACGGCCAGCGAGCCGGCAACTATCCAGCCGATGTGTCCCTGCGGACGAGCATGCGGATCAGCGCCTGAGTCACGGTCCCGGCCGCTGTGCTCGGAGGTGGGAAGGGAGGTGGGCGTCCGGCTGGCGGTCACGATGGCTCGATTCGGCACGCACTGCTGGCGTCGCGTGAGTGCAGGGAACTGCACCTTGGACACGTGCCGTCATCTCAACGGTAGCCCCGCCCGGGCCATGTGGACCCGAGCCGACGGGGTGAGCTTGCGGGGCGTGGTCGTGGCAATGCCGAGACCCGAGCGTCAGGACGACGAGTGCGACTCGTGAGGAAGAGGGAGGTCGACAAGCAGGTGGTGGGCCACGGTGATCGGAAGTTCTGAGGTCGGTGTCAGCGGTGGTCCGGTGACACCGACCCGTCGGCCCGGATCAGCCCCGCCAACACCCCGTTGAGGGCGTGCCGGAGCTCCTCGGGGTCGAGGCCGTCAGTCGCGAGCACCGCCACGTCGTGGTCCTCGAACACGACGGCACGCACGCCCGGCACGGCGGCGAACCGCTCCTCCAGGCTCGCGTGGGCCTCACCGCCGAGCAGATCCTCGACCTCCTCCGGCAGGCTCACCTGCACGTCCCACATGCCACCCTTCAGCGCCGTCACCTCGACCGTGAGGGGTGCGGTCGCCGGCGTGGGTGCCTCGGCACGGACGACGTCGGCATCGCCCAGGGTCGGCGCACCTGCGAGCCGGCCGGCGGGGGCGTGCTGATCGATCATCCTGCGCACCAGCGCCGACAGTGGCCGACCGGTCCGGCCCGACAGCACGTCGGCCACCGCCAGCGATGCCAGCCGCTGCGGAGTGTTGACGATGCCCTGCAGAACCGGCTGGTGCCCCGTGACGAAGCGAGGATCGGTGTCGAAGACCCACTCGGCGCCTGTGCCCATGGTGATCACCTCGGCCACCGCGGCGGCGAGACCCTCGACCCACTCCGCGCCGACCTCGGTCCAGTCAGGCCGGTGCGCGGGCGCCTCGAACCAGTACGGCTCGACGGTCACCGGACCGGGGTCGTGCGCCCTCGCCGCGACGAACGCAGCCAGGGCGTCGAGCGACTCCACCGACCGGTCCACCCGGGGACCGTCCGCGGCGGCCACCCGGTCCCTGAACCAAGGCAACCGCCAGCAGAGCTGCTCGACGTAGGCACGCGCCATCGGGAGTGCGACCTCGCGTGAGGCTGGGGAGCCACTGTCGAAGTGAGGGGTCATGGCAGACAGATCCTGACCTTGATGCCGCACAATCTCAACAGCGTCCGGGGGCCGAGGTCGCCGACCGGATCTCCCGCTGTCCGCGCGAGCGGCGGTACAAGGGCCGTGGAGCCCACACCGGTGGCACCTGAGCCTCGACCGGCCACCCGAGGACCCGATCTGGAACGATCACCCCATGAGTGACCTCCCGAACCCCGGCGGGACCGCCGTGCGCCTGTCCGCGGGCCGCTACGAAGCCGTGGTCCACACCGTCGGCGCCGCGCTGGCGCGGCTGACCCTCGACGGCACCGACCTCGTGCTCCCCGTGGCCGACGACGAGCTCGCCCCGTCCTACGCCGGCAAGACCCTCGTCCCGTGGCCCAACCGGATCGTCGGGGGCACCTACTCCTTCGCCGGCCAGGACCACGAGGTCCCGGTCAACGAGCACGCCACCGGCTGCGCCCTGCACGGCCTCATGTGCTTCACCGACTACGCTGTGGTCTCGTCCTCCGGCGAGGAGGTGGTGCTCGCGGCCGACGTCCTCCCCCGCTACGGCTACCCGTTCCACCCGCGTTCGGAGGTCACCTACCGGCTGAGCGCCGGCGGCCTGGAGGTCACCATCGCCGCCACGAACGTCGGCGGCGCGGCGGCTCCGTACGGCGCCTCGTCGCACCCCTACCTCACGTGCGGTCTGGAGCCGGTAGACGGGTGCACGCTGGACGTGCCCGCGACCCGGGTCCTCACGGTCGACGATCGGCTGCACCCGGTGGCGCTCGCCCGCGTGGAGGACGAGGGGCTCGACTACCGCGGCGGCCGCGTGCTCGGCGCCGCGCAGGTCGACCACGCCTACACCGGCCTGCCCGCGGGGGAGTGGGAGGTCAGCCTCACCAGCTCCGACGGCACGGTCGTCAGCCGGTTGCGCGCCGACGCGCGGTGGCTGCAGGTCTACTCCGGTGACCTCGTGGGCCGGGTGGCAGCCGCCGTCGAGCCCATGACGTGCCCGCCGGACGCGTTCAGCTCAGGGACCGACGTCGTCGTCCTCGAACCCGGCGGGAGCCACCGGATCACGTTCACCATCGACGGCGAGGTCACCCCGCGCTGAGTTCTCGGCGCGCGGATCACCGGCCTCACGGCCGGTGCGCGAACGTCTCCAGGAGGTTGGTGTCGCCGCTGACGATGAGCAGGTCGTCCCCACCGATCCGGGTGGCCGGGGTGGCGTACTCGAACGGCTCCCCGGGCGGCTTGACCCCGATGACCGTCACGCCGTACTTCTCCCGGATGCGCGACTCGGCCAGCGTGAACCCGTGGGTCTCCCGGGGCGGGCGCATCTTGACGATGGTGAACCCGTCCTCCATCTCGATGTAGTCGAGCATCCGCCCGGAGACCATGTGCGCCACGCGCTGGCCGGCGTCGTACTCGGGGTAGACCACGTGGTGCGCGCCGATGCGCCGCAGGATCCGGCCGTGCTCGGCGCTGACCGCCTTGGCCCAGATCTGCGGCATCTTGAGGTCTACGAGGTTGGCGGTGATGAGCACCGAGGCCTCGAGCGAGGTCCCCACGCCGACGACGGCGACCGGGAACTCCTCCGCCCCGAGCTGCTGCAGGGCCTCGGGGTTGGAGGCGTCGGCCTCGACCAGGGGCAGGCGGCTGGACCACTGCTGGACCAGGGCGGCGTCCTTCTCGACGGCGAGGACCTCGCGGCCGAGCCGGTCGAGGGTGGCGGCGAGCGCGGCACCGAACCGGCCGAGCCCGATGACGAGCACGCCGGAGTCCCGGGACTGCTCCTTGGCCATGGCTTCCTTCTTCCTTGTGCTGCGGGCCGCCCTGCTCGTGCTGCGGGCGGCCGGACCGCCGGGGGGCTCAGCCGATGATCGGCCGCTCGTTGGGCATGCGGATGACGCGGCGGCGCTCCCGCAGGGCGAGCGCCGCGGCCACGGTCATGGTGCCGGTTCGGCCGGCGAACATCAGCGCGGAGAGCAGGTACTTCCCGCTGTCGGGCAGGTTCGGGGTGATGCCGGTGCTCAGCCCCACGGTCGCGAAGGCGGAGATCACCTCGAAGAGGATGACGTCCAGGCGCATGTTCGTCAGCATGAGCAGGGCAAGCGTGGAGATCCCCACCAGGCTCGAGCCGATGAACGCCACCGACACGGCCAGACGCACGGTGGACGAGCCCACCCGGCGCCCGAAGGCCTCGATGTCACGGTCGCCGCGCGCCTCGGCGACGATCGCGAGGACCAGCACGGCGAACGTGGAGACCTTGATCCCACCGGCCGTCGACGCCGAGCCGCCACCGACGAACATCAGCGCGTCCAGCATGAACCACGTCGCCTCGCGCATCTCCCCGACGTCGACCGTGGACAGCCCCGACGAGCGGGGGGTGATCCCGTGCACCAGGCTGGCGAGGATCTTCTCGCTGAGCGAGAGCGGCCCGAAGGTCTTCTCGTTGGTCCACTCGAACACCGCGACGGCCAGGACGGCGCCGACGAACAGGGCCGCGTAGGTGACGAGGGTGAGCTTGGTGTGCAGGCTCCACCGTCGCGGCGTGCGCCGGACCCGCCAGACGTTGAGGATCACGGGGAAGCCGACGGCGCCCACGAACGTGCCGACGACGATGGGCAGGCCGATCCACCAGTCGCCGACGAAGGGGGCGAGCCCGCCCTCGAGGACGACGAAGCCGGCGTTGTTGAAGATGCTCAGGGCCATGAACAGCCCGTGCCACAGGGCCGACGGGACGGACTCGCCGAGGGTCAGGAACCGGGGCACCAGGATGACCGTGAGGATGGCCTCGACGACGAGGGAGGCGACGACGACGGCCCGGACGAGGGAACCGACCTCGCCGAGCCGGGCGGTCTTGGTCTCCGACGCCGCGAGCATCCGCTGGGTCAGGCCGATCCGCCTCGAGACCGCCAGGCCGAGGATCGAGGCCAGGGTCATGACGCCGAGGCCACCGATCTTGATGCCCACCAGCAGCACGGCCTGGCCGAAGCCCGACCAGTACGTCGCGGTGTCCACGGTGACGAGGCCGGTGACGCACACCGCGGAGGTGGCGTTGAACAGCGCGTCGGCGAACGGCGCGCGCTCGCCCGAGGCCGTGGCGATCGGCAGCGAGAGCAGCGCGGTCTCGATGGCGATGATCGAGGCGAAGACGAGCAGCGCCAGCCGGGCGGGGGAGGAGCGGGCGATGTGGTCGACCCAGTCCCGGCCGGTCGCGAGGAAGCCCGGGATCGCCGAATCGCGCACCGAACCCGCCCTGCGCACCAGCCCTCCCTCACCGTGGTGGAGCCACCTTGGCACATCGGCGCCCGGTGCACCTGCCGCACCCGCCGGGCCTGCGACCTGCCCGCTACGGTGTGGCCATGCCCACCGACGCGCTGCTGGTCTGGTCCGACGACCTCGTCAGCTACGACTTCGGCGTCGGCCACCCCATGACCCCCGTGCGCCTGCAGCTGACCCACGACCTCCTCGCCGACCTCGGCGTCCTCGCGTGGCCCGGGCTGCGCGTCCTCCCCGCGCCCGTCGCCGGCGACGAGGACCTGCGGCTGGTCCACACCGAGGACTACGTCGCGGACGTCCGCGCGGCGGAGGCCGACGGCCTGCCGCGACCCGAGCGGGGCATCGGCGACGGCGACACCCCGGTCTTCGGGCACCTCCACTCCGCCTCGGCCCGGATCGTGGGCTCGACCGTGACCGCCGCGCGCGAGGTGTGGGAGGGCCGCGCGGCCCGGGCGGTGAGCATCGCCGGGGGCATGCACCACGCCATGCCCGGGCGCGCGTCCGGCTTCTGCGTGTACAACGACGTGGCGGTGGCGATCGCGTGGCTGCTCGACCACGGCGCACGGAAGGTCGCCTACGTCGACCTCGACGCGCACCACGGCGACGGCGTCGAGCGGACGTTCTGGGACGACCCGCGGGTCCTGACGATCTCGGTCCACCAGCACCCCGGCTCGCTCTTCCCCGGCACCGGTTACGCGCAGGACACCGGCTCACCCCAGGCGCGGGGCACCGCCGTCAACGTCGCGCTGCCCGAGGGGACCGCCGGACCGGCGTGGCTGCGTGCCGTCGAGGCCGTCGCCGAGCCGCTGGTGCGCGAGTTCGAGCCCGACGTCCTGGTCAGCCAGCACGGGTGCGACTGCCACGGGTCGGACCCGCTCGCCGGGCTCGACGTCTCCGTCGACGCCCAGCGCTCGGCGGCCCTCCTCCTCGCCGAGCTCGCCGAGCGGCACGCCGGCGGTCGGTGGGTCGCCACCGGCGGCGGCGGGTACGAGGTGGTCGGCGTCGTGCCCCGGGCGTGGAGCCACCTGGTCGCCATCGTGGCGGGGCGGCCGCTCGACCCGGGAACGAAGGTTCCCCCCGCGTGGCGCGACCGGGTGGAGGACCTCACCGGCGAGGGCTCACCGGACACGATGTCCGACGGCGAGGAGGTCGCGCTGCGTCCGTTCGCCGAGGGGTACAACCCCGACGACCCCGTCGACCGCGCGATCATGGCCACCCGTCAGGCGGTCTTCCCCTGGCACGGGCTCGACCCGATCACCTCCTGACGCCGCTCGTCGACGGCGCCCGCCGCCCGTCGTCGACGACGACCCCCAGGCGAGGACCGCACGCCGACGACGACACTTCTGCCCCTCGTCGGCGACACCGTTGGCCCCCGCCGGCGACACCGCTGGCCCCCGCCGGCGACACCGCTGCCGCGCTCCGATACCGACCCGGTCGTCCTGCCGGCTGCCGTGTCACCTGTGTGGCCGCTGTGACGGCAGTGAAAACGGGGGCGAGACGTCCCGCCCGCCCCTGGCGTGCGGGGCACGCGCGTCGCAGGTGCGGCGATTCGTTTCCGTACGGCGCGATCTGGCCCTATATTTCGTCGGTAGGCAGCCGCCGTGGGCGGCCCAGACGACGGACGGGTGAGCATGGGCGAGCAGATGGGGGCGCCGCGGTTCCTCACCGTCGCCGAGGTGGCCGAGCTCATGCGCGTGTCCAAGATGACCGTGTACCGCATGGTCCACGCGGGCGAGCTGCCGGCCGTGCGGATGGGCCGTTCCTTCCGCGTCCCGCAGGCGGCGGTCGAGAACATCATCGCCGAGGGTCTGGGCGACTGGGGCCAGGAGAGCGCCCAGAGCCGCTGAGCCACCGGTTCAGGCGCCGGTCCCGCCGGTGCAAGAGCCCCTCAGCCGCCGGTAGCGGCGCCGGCCCGCGTTGCGGGTAGACTCGCCCTGTTCTGCGCGCGGCCGGTCCGGCCGCGCGCGCCCGTGTCCCGCTCGATCAGCACCTGCGAGGTCCCCTATGGGTTCTGTCATCAAGAAGCGCCGCAAGCGCATGTCGAAGAAGAAGCACCGCAAGCTGCTTCGCAAGACCCGTCACCAGCGTCGCAACAAGAAGTGACGTCCCGGCGCTGACGCGCCCGCGATCCCAGGCCCGACCGTCCACGGTCGGGCCTGCGTCGTCCCTGGACGTGTCCACGTCCCCCCAGGTCCGGCGGGTCTGACGCCCCGGCCCGGCCCGTCACCTGCCCGACGGGCGTGCGCAGCGGGTCCGGGTCAGCCCCGCACGCGCCGTAGGCCGGCCCGGACGACGGCGGTGACCGCCCAGACCGTCCCCGTCCAGCTCGCCGACCTGGCGCCGGTGCGCAGGTCCTGCTTCATCGACCGTCGGCGACGAGCGAAGTCGCGGACCGGCCAGCCCTCCTCGGCGGCGCGCAGCCGCAGCCGCGGCTCGGGGTTGATCGCCACCGGGTGCCCGACCGCCGAGAGCAGCGCGGCGTCGTTGATGGAGTCCCCGTAGGCGTAGCAGCGCGCGAGGTCCAGGCCCCGTTCGGCGACCAGGGCCCGCACGGCCACCTCC
Coding sequences within it:
- a CDS encoding aldose-1-epimerase → MSDLPNPGGTAVRLSAGRYEAVVHTVGAALARLTLDGTDLVLPVADDELAPSYAGKTLVPWPNRIVGGTYSFAGQDHEVPVNEHATGCALHGLMCFTDYAVVSSSGEEVVLAADVLPRYGYPFHPRSEVTYRLSAGGLEVTIAATNVGGAAAPYGASSHPYLTCGLEPVDGCTLDVPATRVLTVDDRLHPVALARVEDEGLDYRGGRVLGAAQVDHAYTGLPAGEWEVSLTSSDGTVVSRLRADARWLQVYSGDLVGRVAAAVEPMTCPPDAFSSGTDVVVLEPGGSHRITFTIDGEVTPR
- a CDS encoding TrkA family potassium uptake protein, which codes for MAKEQSRDSGVLVIGLGRFGAALAATLDRLGREVLAVEKDAALVQQWSSRLPLVEADASNPEALQQLGAEEFPVAVVGVGTSLEASVLITANLVDLKMPQIWAKAVSAEHGRILRRIGAHHVVYPEYDAGQRVAHMVSGRMLDYIEMEDGFTIVKMRPPRETHGFTLAESRIREKYGVTVIGVKPPGEPFEYATPATRIGGDDLLIVSGDTNLLETFAHRP
- a CDS encoding alpha/beta fold hydrolase, with translation MSKVQFPALTRRQQCVPNRAIVTASRTPTSLPTSEHSGRDRDSGADPHARPQGHIGWIVAGSLAVGLLCAVLLVAAPFIPANEDAVTGAVLCGLALGWALLAVLSVRLTDQPQRWAAAPALLMGLGGLLLLEFGPTVRDVLDWAWPPVALALAIWMVVRAHRRLRSRSRRLVLYPVIATLALASVGGGYQTVATAADGRAYPMPGQVFDVGGHRLHLSCSGSGAPTVILQPGMGEMSSNMALIAPAVARGTRVCVYDRAGRGWSEAADTAQDAEQIATDLHTLLQRADVDGPYVLAGHSFGGRYVLTYAARYPDEVAGMVLIDTTPPASGPGPAVASSDRRDSYNAVGRVAALASATARLGVARLQSQFTSGNLPSQAEGEVRAATSTAANFGSFVEEFARGNASAQQAASFVDFADKPLVVLTAGVGSDPSDAAAHAHLATLSTNGVHRVVEGETHQSLVAAEGGAAATTQAIVDVVSSARSGNQLTE
- a CDS encoding ATP-binding protein yields the protein MSRVVLMCGPAGAGKTTYAKQLENGGMTRLSFDVEMWHRGISTAVLRPEERADIEATLQQRLLTLVAEGRDVVLDFSFWSRQMREEWRRLLRPTGVVPETIYLATDRDTVLRRMRERRGDHSDDYALDESTVAHYFDHFEAPTPDEGPLTVIH
- a CDS encoding helix-turn-helix domain-containing protein; this translates as MGEQMGAPRFLTVAEVAELMRVSKMTVYRMVHAGELPAVRMGRSFRVPQAAVENIIAEGLGDWGQESAQSR
- the xylB gene encoding xylulokinase, coding for MAETLVAGIDSSTQSCKVVVRDAATGALRRFGQAPHPDGTEVDPAAWWDALQAAVAAAGGLDDVAALAVGGQQHGMVALDGDGEVIRPALLWNDTRSAGAADDLVADLGGAAAWAEATGSVPVASLTVTKLRWLADHEPENAARIAAVALPHDWLTWRLSGAASFDTLVTDRSDASGTGYFDTARGAYRRDLLALALRRDDVEGIVLPRVLGPGAVAGHGDGGAGLGHLVLGPGAGDNAGAALGLGMVPGDVVISIGTSGVVSAISREPVQDPSGLVTGFADATGQFLPLAVTLNGSRVLDAAARLLGVDHAELARLALAADPGAAGLTLVPYLEGERTPNLPWATGSLLGLSLAGMTRENLARAAVEGLLSGLSDGLAAMRDQGVPVERVRLIGGSARSEAVRRIAPAVLGTPVEVPEPGEYVADGAARQAAWVLAGTEEPPAWTTSTVTTFDADPTPVVLERYAERRHLVVERPEPGNG
- a CDS encoding AURKAIP1/COX24 domain-containing protein — encoded protein: MGSVIKKRRKRMSKKKHRKLLRKTRHQRRNKK
- a CDS encoding acetoin utilization protein AcuC gives rise to the protein MPTDALLVWSDDLVSYDFGVGHPMTPVRLQLTHDLLADLGVLAWPGLRVLPAPVAGDEDLRLVHTEDYVADVRAAEADGLPRPERGIGDGDTPVFGHLHSASARIVGSTVTAAREVWEGRAARAVSIAGGMHHAMPGRASGFCVYNDVAVAIAWLLDHGARKVAYVDLDAHHGDGVERTFWDDPRVLTISVHQHPGSLFPGTGYAQDTGSPQARGTAVNVALPEGTAGPAWLRAVEAVAEPLVREFEPDVLVSQHGCDCHGSDPLAGLDVSVDAQRSAALLLAELAERHAGGRWVATGGGGYEVVGVVPRAWSHLVAIVAGRPLDPGTKVPPAWRDRVEDLTGEGSPDTMSDGEEVALRPFAEGYNPDDPVDRAIMATRQAVFPWHGLDPITS
- a CDS encoding potassium transporter TrkG, whose protein sequence is MRRAGSVRDSAIPGFLATGRDWVDHIARSSPARLALLVFASIIAIETALLSLPIATASGERAPFADALFNATSAVCVTGLVTVDTATYWSGFGQAVLLVGIKIGGLGVMTLASILGLAVSRRIGLTQRMLAASETKTARLGEVGSLVRAVVVASLVVEAILTVILVPRFLTLGESVPSALWHGLFMALSIFNNAGFVVLEGGLAPFVGDWWIGLPIVVGTFVGAVGFPVILNVWRVRRTPRRWSLHTKLTLVTYAALFVGAVLAVAVFEWTNEKTFGPLSLSEKILASLVHGITPRSSGLSTVDVGEMREATWFMLDALMFVGGGSASTAGGIKVSTFAVLVLAIVAEARGDRDIEAFGRRVGSSTVRLAVSVAFIGSSLVGISTLALLMLTNMRLDVILFEVISAFATVGLSTGITPNLPDSGKYLLSALMFAGRTGTMTVAAALALRERRRVIRMPNERPIIG